GGAACGCTGGCCAAACGTTCCAAAGGTTTATCGACGAGGTCACACGGGGTCTCGACTTCGTATTTCCCTATGTTGACGATATTTTAGTGTATTCAACTAACGAGACCTTTCACACAGAACACCTAAAGATTTTGTTCAAACGGCTCCAGGATTACGGTGTAGTAATTAATCCGTCAAAATGCGTGTTTGGCGCCAGGGAAGTTAAGTTTTTGGGTTTTCAAATTAGCTCAGAAGGTACTAAACCTCCACAAGATCGAATCCAAGCTCTACTTCGATTTTCCCCCTCCGAAGACGGTCCAGGGCGTACGCCGATTTCTCGGCATGATAAATTATTATCGCCGATTCATACCCCATGCCGCACGATCGCAGGCACCTCTTATTGATGCCGTAGCTTCCATAAACGGTAAAGGTGCAAAACCATTCTTATGGACACCCGAACTTTTGCTGAGATTCGAGGAATGCAAGGCGAGCCTGTCTAAGGCTACTCTATTGCAACACCCTACTGATGGGGCTTCTCTCGGGCTTTTCACAGACGCATCTAGCATCCACATTGGATCTTGTCTTCAGCAGCTCGTGAACGGTCTATGGTGCCCTCTCGCTTTCTTCAGCAGGAAACTGACCTCCCAACAGACGCAGTGGCCAGCATATTATAGAGAGTTGCTAGCGGTGTACGAAAGCGTacagcatttccgctacatactcGAGGTTCAGCACGTAGCTATCTACACGGACCACAAGCCGCTGTTGTACGCTTTCGTACAGCGTCGAGAGAAGCTACCCCCATCACAGCTGAACCAACTATCCTTTATAGGACAATTTACTACGGACATTCGTTATATCAAAGGTGAAGACAATGTAGTCGCGGACACAATGTCGCGCATTGAAGCCATTGCATTAGACGTCGATTACGAGGCACTCGCTAAGTCTCAAGAGACCGATATAGATCTCGCGACTTTGCGCCAAGAAAATTCCGGTCTTAAAATAACCAGGATTACACTTCCAGGTACAGACACTTCCATTCAATGTGACGTATCAACTGGGAAGCCTCGTCCTTACTTAACCCCCTTGTTTCGACGTGCAGCATTCGAGCAGTTGCATAATCTCAGCCACCCGGGAGTCCGCGCCACCATTAAGTTGCTGACCAGCCGATATGTTTGGCCATCAATCAAAAACGATGCACGGAGATGGACCCAGTCATGCCTCGAGTGCCAACGCGCTAAAGTGATACGTCACATTTCGGCACCCATCGGCCACATTTCTCAGCCATCTGGACGTTTCCAGCACATTCATATAGACATCGTTGGACCAATGCCAGTGTGTAAAGAATTTCGTTACTGTTTGACGGCTATAGACAGAGTCTCAAGATGGCCAGAAGTGTGGCCCATGCGTACTATCACGGCCGAGGAAGTAGCTGACACATTCATTCGAGAGTGGGTGTCTCGTTTCGGCGTGCCGTCAATAATTACAACAGACCAAGGAACTCAATTCGAGTCGGACCTATTCCGCCGCCTCACACAGACCATTTCCTCGAAACGCATCAGGACAACCGCATATCACCCTTGCGCCAATGGTATGATCGAGCGAGTCCATCGGCAACTGAAGGCCGCTCTCATGTGCCACGCTGATTCTTGGGTAAAAGCTCTACCCCTTGTCCTACTAGGCATGCGGACAGCATTTAAAGAAGACCTTAATGCCACGGCCGCGGAAATGGTCTACGGCGAAAGCTTGCGTTTACCGGGAGAGATGTTAAATCCTGCACCAGTACGAATGGAAGACCCGGCCGACTACGTCACCCAACTTCGACGTAAAATGGCAGCATTACAGCCTATTCCAGCCTCACGTCATTCGAAACCAGCTATTTTCATCTCCAAAGCTTTGCCATCAGCGACTCACGTTTTTTTGCGTGACGACACAGTTCGCCGGCCATTACAACCTCCTTACACCGGTCCATACGAAATTCTATCTCGTTCAGCTGACGGAAAAACTTTGACACTCAGCATCAAGAGTAGAGAGGTCGTGGTAAGCGTCGACCGAGTAAAACCTGCCTTCATTGAGGCTAGTGCTGCCGAAGCGCAAGCCAGGGCAGATGTTCGGAATAAATTACCCGCTCCTGAGCCTTTTGTCAAGCCTGCTGAGGACCAAACGTATAAAAACCAGCTGACGAAGTCCACGCGGTCTGAACCTTCCTGCACGGATGAACCCGTCAAAGCTCCCGCGGATGCCACTACCCAAATACCACCTATTACGCGATCTGGACGAAAGGTGACATTTAGCAAACGCGAACGatttttgttatttctaatgGGTTATTTCTCTCCGTGGGGGGGTGGTGTGGCGACCACATACATTCGTTTGTAGCCACCTTTTCAAACAACCACGGCAACACTGGGACTGTCATGTTGACAGCGTGAGAGAAAAAGCGAGGGAATTATTACCCATGTATCTTAGATCGTAAGAAACCAATAGATATCCTGATGAGTAAAGTATATGTACGAGGTAACGAATAAACGTTGTATCCTACACTACACGGTCGTTATTCAATGTCCTGCCATCCTCTCACTTCACCGCCAAAGGCTCATTTTACTCAGAATCCACAGCATTCTCTAtcctaccataaaaaaattaccgatttttttttttcaattgtatgCTCGTGACGTATGGAAACgacaattttcatacaaatttttaggACTTTTTTTAGGAACAGGATTGAATATGCTAGTAATTTTGAGTTGAAAGAACCCAAAAACACCATGATCTGTGAAAAActggtttttaattattatttaaaaaaaaaaagctcaaAATAGCAttcaactaaaatataaaataaaatcatttgttTATGATTTACGTGTGCTACTACTCGTATGTATTGCTTGTAAGACTTGCGGTGATAGGTACATATTGTACTTATTTGATTTCGCAAAATGTCTTGTATTGTTGTTAACTAGTTTAGGTAATTGTTTAGGATTAAGTAATTTCGATAAAAGCTACAGTTCTAAGTGTTCTTACTTAACTGCGACTGCATCCTAGCCGATAAGTAGGTGAGAGGGAAGAATAGGTTATCGAGTCTAACGAAATACCggtaatattttttctatgaaattccatttcgggaggtaacgttttccactaactaaatcttagcaaatcactttgattttgatgtcgatcgcttcagcaagttcagcataatatattatatatatttaagtttcgcttttttgtaaaataattgttttacaaattataaaaaaaatgaaaacttataaacatagtttttcattgtgtcaatatcttacaaaaaaaacatgaataatggaaaatgtttagaagtgaAGAAACGTTTTCTCTTGTTGTATGAACGATCACGTCCTCTATAAAACTCCCTCTATCTCTCTTAAAAACTCGCTGCACGCGGAGcaagtaaaaaagcggccaagtgcgagtcggactcgcccatgaagggttccgtaccatttatgacgtattaaaaaacttaCTAAATCTCGTACAAACCAATTAATCtaacgaatctataagggttccgttttttgccatttggctacggaaccctaaaaagcacatGCCTTAGCAGCGTTGCCAGGCGaacgataattatatatatgtacgataatttgggctgcGATACGATGTACGTTCCAAAAAGCATGAATAATTTCAGCCAATTGGACGATGCCATCTAAAATCAGCaagaagcaaaatatgacactttccctcagaaataggctaaaattagcaCCTTTGGGTATCCGACTCCTTGGTGTAAGTCAAGATTTTCTGTAAGCCGTTCGGATCtgtcacaaaaatacacaaatatataacTTACTTTGCGCAATTTAGGCGGAAGTTGTGTTTTCTTTGATTAtatattggaaatttaagcttattttgcaagcaATTTTTGGGGTACTGTCTTTTTGATTgacgtacaatattttttttacggtaCGATAATTTGaacactcaaatacgataattctctccCGCACACCTGGCAACACTGTGCATTGGTTGGCTGTCAAATTTGACAGCTCCCTCCGGCAAAGTTATGACTTATTTATGAAGTAATTTACGAaggttaaaattaatttaatacaagTGTTCGTAATACCAACGTATaaataaatcacttttattGACGCAAAATGTACTCAAACATAATCCTGCAAAGGTTTGTCTCATATTCTGATTCCTTTCTCATTTATAGGTTTATGCTTATTGCCTgcatatttatttacgtttttgtatgaaaattttcaggCAATGGTCAAAGTTTGCGAGTTTGTGCCGTTACTCGTCGGTGGTGGAAGGTCAGCGGGTACCTCAGACTACGTCTGGTGACGGGATATCACCTCCACCTCGTATTCCTAGAGGCCCGACTGATATTCTACAAGCCTTAGCAGCCACTGTTGGACCAGACCCCACAGCCGCTCATTACAAGTAAGctgttacaaataaatattatggggcAATGTTACACTGTTCAACCTAGTCCAACAGTAAGGCTTGGTACTATTCGCGATTTTGTGGTTAGTCCCATGGGAAACTTGGTTCAGTATAACcatctcaatacatttttgacattcaaGATCACTACTTCAAAATCAcccaatatatataatatttaaaagtagaGCCATTCATAACTAactataaaatgataaaataacaaatacccttaccaaaattaaaccaaatgtTAGCATCATAGGCAAAGTACTAGACTGGCAAGTGGCATGGCTGTGAAGAAGATGTCTACAGATGCACATGGCTCTAatgatatttatgtatataccaataaggtttacaatgcGTAATATGTAATAGTTGTGCTATTcaaaaaggtaataaatatacaaatgtaattgtaagttacttttattatggCTTTTTGTATGTTAAAGAGTTTACTTCTACTTCTACAATTATTGTAAGAGTTccacaaattatatttacaaatttgaaaaatttcaTACCAAGAAATGGACAAAACTGTTATCAATTTATACTGTTATAATTCACAGTACATCAGCATCATTAAAGCTATTCATTCATATgcacttacttatttactaagttTTGCTTGTGGAACAATATACAATGTAACATTTAATGGTACTAATTATAAATCAGATACCATGATGACCCTTACCTCATCCCACTGTCAAACTACCGTAAGCGAGCCTACGCATTGTCAGCGGAAGCTGGCCGTAAAGCAGCAGCGTGGATCCGGGACCAGCACTCAGACCTGTTTGCCACTCGCCAGTGGGACCCCCCAGGCAAGATGACCACTCCATACTTCAATGCTGATCCGAGAATAGAGGCTTTCTCACCAAAACCTATTTACACGGATGAGAGCaaggtattatattaattattgtttatcatacaaaaatctATAAATAGGGTcataagttattaatttattatcttcatagataaataaacatatgtttgtatataataaatgtatttctatttcagtttatatgaaaaaaaatatagacaaaTGTCATCATAGAAAATCATTgtcatgaaaaaataaattgtagcaATACCCACGACACAAAAATAGTGTCTCGTTTTCCCtgatcttcttcctcgcgttatcccggcatttttgccacggctcatgggagcctggggtccacttgacaactaatccccagaattggcgcaggcactagtttttacgaaagcgactgccatgtgaccttccaacctagagggtaaactaggccttattggcattagtccggtttcctcacgatgttttccttcaccgaaaagcgactggtaaatatcaaatagccgggtccacacagagcgagcatacgcgcgagtgTAGACGTGCATCGGCCGAAGCGGCGCTTGCGTTTTCCTTGCCCAAgcacgccgcctcggccgaggcacgccTACtgtggccggtttgtgcgtgaggaaattgcctcgcacttacgtgctcgctcgctcgctctgtgtggacccgcctaatgatatttcgtatattaaTTCctaaaaattcattggtacgaaccggggtttgaacccgcgacctccggattgaaagtcgcacgctcttactgctaggccaacAGCACTTCTCTCGTCTCATTTTCCCTGATATGCTTTTAAAAACACTGCCTGAATGCCTTCTTTCCTCTCAAACTGAAGACAAACCGGACAGATGGAACATGGAAACCCAGATGGTTGACACTCTTAGTTCTACACATTTTTGTTCTACACAACTATTAGTTTATCATTTACTAATAACCTTACAGGTAACAGAAGAAGATTTAAGATATACAATAAGGAATGCTCTTTTAGAAGATTCTGTAAAAGTGTTCCAACTGCTTGGTGGATCAGAAGCAGTGAGTGAGCTCAAACTGGACTTCTTGCAGTTGCTCTGTTTTTGCAACGAGAAGGAGCTGGATTCTACTGAGTGGTTAGAAGAGCGGTGGTTCTCTGCAAATGCCAGAGAACGACAAGCTGCTACATGGAGGTAAATAAGAAATATGTTGCCAGACTGGCGcccattgtattttttaaaagtattatttacttTGAATGGTCATAATTTTAGTGACTTTATTAGACACAGAAccttattgtaaaatattttcctaGTTTTGAGGgtagacaaaatgtttttttttttttactccaaCACTTGTATGTTTATAACAATCTTTTTTTGCTGTATGGCGCCTCATTGATTTTCCCTTTGGATACGAAAAACAGGGGTAAACAATTTGTGATTCTGATCTCATGTTTTCAAATTAGTGGTTATATTTCTTTTAGTATTATCATACTTTGATATTATATGAGTGTTAGAAGAGTTTAACATGCATACAAGCATGGCTATGTATTTTGAGAATTCTTACTACGATTATTTTATGTTCCTTGTAATTATGTTCTGAAAACcttgtatattaaattaatgtgTTTTTCACGATAGATTGGGTGGCCTGGCGGACAAAATTTTTACATCAATGGAACCCAAAAGCCCAGAGGCATATTGTGCCATCATTCAGGGCATGGCAAAATACTATCAGGTAATCCTTCATACCTCTAACGATAATCCAAGACAATTATAAAACCAGTaaatacataggtcactagataagtttttcAATAGACAAAATATGAAACTAACAGGTGGCCTATCAGGCTATCACATAtactttaaaactatatttccatagataATGATTGGctagaaaacatttttaatttaggtacttgttaaaaaatcttaactttatataaaatgaaaatgttgtataaaatatgcgcAAATCGCCCTTAGCCCACGCCGACGTTTTAAAAGTTTagatctatttttttaaatgtgaatttaaaaataaaattaatgttttccgcccaaacattgtctatggaaatatagttttaaaaatatatgtgataggccacctcattgtttcatatttgtctattgcgaaacttatctagtgacctacgtatGTTTATATAGATCACTCTAGCGCAGGTACCATTGGTTGCTTGAAAATACTGTCTAATAGACAATCTTCCCGAATCGCGACCTTCATCCAGTTCACATATCTCTTTTGCGCTTTAACCCATATCTGCGTCCTTACCGGACATACAGCGAACTGCCTTCCACACAATCTAACATGTCACGGACTGCATCAAGGTGTTGATTCGGTACGTACGTCTATTAGTACTATTACAACGCACATTATTTTGATAAGTGATCGATTCAGTACAGTTTTCTTATTCAATTTTACATcttaatataatttcatttaactgaCGAGGTCCTATCGGTTATCAAACATGGCAAAACTACTTAGtttagatataattatgtttttctgtGCTATGTATGTAAATATCAACTAAAATCTACTTCCGTAGGCCGAAAGAGCTCACATGTTATATCAAGAAGCGCTGGAGAAAGGCATTCCACTTTCTACTGATGTGTTCAACTCTTTGTTGAGTTGTATCGGATTCCTCAAAGAGGGCGCTGCTCTCCGAATGGACGCTCTGAAAGATCTGCTGAGGCAGATGGCTGAACAGGTAACGCTTTCTAGTCAATATAGTACGACGATATGTGGCTTTCCACCAGAAAAGCGTCCTTATGCTCCATTTGCATTTAGACCCTTCTCTGATCTAAAGCAAGATATACAAATGTCAacgatatttttattacgcttCTGGAGCCGTAAGCATCCAAGAGCTACTCAACAACTTTTACCATGTTGTTGGAGATGGTACCTATCGAACCCCCAAAACTAAAGGGAGACTGTATAGCAAAAAGTTTCCTGCGTAGTGACGTCATCAAAATAGCGCCCGCCTCGTTTCGACAAGTGCGAAGCGCATCCAAACTGTGCTTGCACGTGTCCTATGGAAGCAGATTCTCAGAGTTTACGATGTATCTATTGACTTTTCTCAACAATTTAGGCCATATCTACCTCACTTATTATAATTACACATCACCATGATAAAATGTTCTGTCAGGCAGGGAAGGATAAACACAGTAAGCACAGTTCGTTTGAGAAACTGGTGCATCACGTTTAACTTTATGGAATGGACTCAAGTAAATACAACTACCACATAAAATCTTTCTTAATTTAAATGGGTGCCACAAGACCtacggctgtagcacggtcgcattttatagcctgtcacgttctaacaagtatgtaagagcgaaagtgacagacatagtgacaagcgataaaaatgcaatcatgctgccaccgcagtgtTCAAAAAGTGACCCAGAGGAGAATAACGAaagacagaaaaaaatattgacccACTATTGTCCTGCAGGGTATATCCCCGAACCAGCAGACCCTGAGCTCTTGCCTGCGGTCCATCTCCGCGTGGGGCGCGGGCAAGGCTCTGCAGCACCTGGCTCTGCAAGTCATCGCCGAGTTCCACAAGCTGGACATCCAGCCGGGCTTGTCGGCATATTATTACCTGCTGTGCCTGTTTTGTAAAGAACGTAAGAATTCTCACGACTATTTcatggtgatttttttttaattatacattaagGACTACTACTTAATACTGTTAGTAGCTAGTAGCTGTTACGCGAAATTGGTCTTTGGTGATATTGCCTAGCTTTTTAATTAATGCCGATTGACATTTACAGATTTTGGAAAAACGgtcatttttgacaaaaaaaattgtttgcaaaGCGCCTCTACCTTAGTACAAaggaagtaggttatcttcatacaaacgcactgcgcgcggcttgtatgtgtacgcacactcaaacaaaagCCCCGACTGGCACACTGACAATGAGAAACGGGTCgagattttgtttgagtgtgcgtgcggGGACGTAAAGATACGATGGCGCACACGTACAAGCTGCGGGCGGTGCGTTTGTATGtagataacctacttccccactcttcGTACCAAGCCTCTACCATTTTTAAAACCTCAGTGCAATTAACTCAAGTGCTTTCTTACACCTTCCTTAAGTATAATAACATattaatatttgacgaccggtctggcttagtgggtaatAAAGCCGATAGtaccgggttcgaatcctggtaagggcatttatttgtatgatgagcacaaatacttattcctgagtcgtgggtgttttctatgtatttaagtactttattattttatttatatcgttgtgtgagaacccacaacacaacccttcttgagcttattgtgggatttagtcaattggTTTAAGAGTGttcatatgtttatttattttaaaaaaaggttGATATCTCAATCAATTTCAATTGTCACATGCGAGTAGCTGACCCTTATAGTGAACTACCTACGTTTTTACAGGTGGACCTCGGACCGATATACTGTCGCTGATTCTGAATGACTTGGAGAAGAGGGAGAGTTTGGATGCCAAAGAAGCCACAGATACGAACTTCTTCATAACGGCTATGGGCGTCTGCAACGATCACTTGCAGGTAATAACTGGAGTACAGTTAAAGGAGAAATCACCAGACATCATTAAATAATGGgtttaatacataaaaataggCATAGCTCAGGTAAATCACACTCAGACGCAATAATAGCGCGCGATCCTCGTCTGATAGTCCGGTCCGTGCCAATATTGTTGTGCCCATCGACACCAATCTTAAGGCTTGAGCTTGACACAAGCAAGCCTCACAATCGGTTATCAGTACTAAAACACAACCACCATCTAAaaccacagcgcaggcttcgtcaaaagccCAGGTACTAAAcggaatccgcaacaaacttcgtccaatctacatcAGTGATAATCCACCACAGGCTTCGTCAAGGATGTACAAGATTAAATCCGCAAGCTTTGTCCGAAACCCTAACACTACCTACGCCTTGACGTTAATCCCCGGGGCGAAACGTAGCTGgcgcaaaagttccaaaaatactggccgcattaccgcgctgtattGCCAGTGATATTTGCTGGGTCCAGGTATGAGCCAGAACAGGGACCCCAACCTCTTTGTTATTAAAGTTTGTACGATTTTAATAAAGTCAAcgaggttgcgttgttttatcatctAGTCCCTATGGCCAGCTTTGGCTTAGGTCGCCAACACATGATCA
Above is a genomic segment from Cydia pomonella isolate Wapato2018A chromosome 4, ilCydPomo1, whole genome shotgun sequence containing:
- the LOC133517192 gene encoding small ribosomal subunit protein mS39-like isoform X1; amino-acid sequence: MYSNIILQRQWSKFASLCRYSSVVEGQRVPQTTSGDGISPPPRIPRGPTDILQALAATVGPDPTAAHYKYHDDPYLIPLSNYRKRAYALSAEAGRKAAAWIRDQHSDLFATRQWDPPGKMTTPYFNADPRIEAFSPKPIYTDESKVTEEDLRYTIRNALLEDSVKVFQLLGGSEAVSELKLDFLQLLCFCNEKELDSTEWLEERWFSANARERQAATWRLGGLADKIFTSMEPKSPEAYCAIIQGMAKYYQAERAHMLYQEALEKGIPLSTDVFNSLLSCIGFLKEGAALRMDALKDLLRQMAEQGISPNQQTLSSCLRSISAWGAGKALQHLALQVIAEFHKLDIQPGLSAYYYLLCLFCKERGPRTDILSLILNDLEKRESLDAKEATDTNFFITAMGVCNDHLQDINMAERVHALLMKGDNYKLVGDAYKESIYYRHFVTVACRHAPFERTTALLDTLVPNVYVPEPSVMEEIIKTLEVGGAGGRLAGVWSQLVVFGLAKRAKLVERLLDAMANCYHYQEDEVKAQMRAAAADVVKFGKLAEEQREGKEMRSPVQKLSATALSNIIEMCSDVPDKSDPMWDVVLDTLDGLRREEAAGVPARPEIFTETAKKAAAVGKPAVSAVSNIILCARTCRTSRTRCGTWCWTRWTACVARRRLAYPRAPRSSPRPPRRLPLSGSRRCLLWR
- the LOC133517192 gene encoding small ribosomal subunit protein mS39-like isoform X2, giving the protein MYSNIILQRQWSKFASLCRYSSVVEGQRVPQTTSGDGISPPPRIPRGPTDILQALAATVGPDPTAAHYKYHDDPYLIPLSNYRKRAYALSAEAGRKAAAWIRDQHSDLFATRQWDPPGKMTTPYFNADPRIEAFSPKPIYTDESKVTEEDLRYTIRNALLEDSVKVFQLLGGSEAVSELKLDFLQLLCFCNEKELDSTEWLEERWFSANARERQAATWRLGGLADKIFTSMEPKSPEAYCAIIQGMAKYYQAERAHMLYQEALEKGIPLSTDVFNSLLSCIGFLKEGAALRMDALKDLLRQMAEQGISPNQQTLSSCLRSISAWGAGKALQHLALQVIAEFHKLDIQPGLSAYYYLLCLFCKERGPRTDILSLILNDLEKRESLDAKEATDTNFFITAMGVCNDHLQDINMAERVHALLMKGDNYKLVGDAYKESIYYRHFVTVACRHAPFERTTALLDTLVPNVYVPEPSVMEEIIKTLEVGGAGGRLAGVWSQLVVFGLAKRAKLVERLLDAMANCYHYQEDEVKAQMRAAAADVVKFGKLAEEQREGKEMRSPVQKLSATALSNIIEMCSDVPDKSDPMWDVVLDTLDGLRREEAAGVPARPEIFTETAKKAAAVGKPAVSAMAVTYLAECGFEEAASASVEALAVMLNRPQEDVLQLLQNSEGLAALHPSAAIAAEAYHLAKTGTPMRERDAATSSSSSSSSSDSSDSSSDDE